CCCCCCGTCGGCCCCATGGCTGTCATGGGAGCCCGTCGACGTGCCGGAAAAGCGGTCGCGGAACAGCTGTGCGCGACGCGCAGGCAGACGCTAGCAAGCCGCCTCCGTCTCGAACGAGTCATCGACTAGGCTCCGTGCGTCGCGCGCGCGGTCGAACAGCACGGGGGAATCCATGGCGCCACAGCGCAACGTCGGAGCGGGCGCGGAAGCGGAACGCCCCGAGTGCGCCGGTCAGTACCGGCTGGAGGCGCGCCTGGGCTCGGGCGGCATGGGGGTCGTGCACCTGGCCCGCAGCACCTCCGGGCTGAGGCTCGCGGTGAAGGTCGTGCACGCGGAGTTCGCCCGGGACCCGGAGTTCCGGGGCCGCTTCCGGCAGGAGGTGGCGGCCGCCCGGAGGGTGAGCGGGGCCTTCACCGCGCCCGTCGTGGACGCCGATCCGGAGGCCGAACGGCCGTGGATGGCCACGCTGTTCATCCCGGGGCCGACCCTTTCCGAACACGTGAGGGACGACGGGCCGATGCCGTCGGCCCGGTTGCGGCGGCTCATGGCCGGGCTCGCCGAGGCGTTGCGGGACATCCACCGGGTGGGGGTCGTGCACCGGGACCTCAAGCCGAGCAACGTGCTGCTCGCCGAGGACGGGCCGAAGGTCATCGACTTCGGCATCTCCCGGCCCAAGGACAGCGAACTGCGCACCGAGACCGGGAAGCTGATCGGTACGCCGCCGTTCATGGCGCCGGAGCAGTTCCGCCGGCCGCGGGAGGTGGGGCCGGCGGCGGACGTCTTCGCCCTCGGGTCGGTGATGGTGCACGCGGCGACCGGGCGCGGGCCGTTCGACTCCGACAGTCCGTACGTGGTGGCGTACCAGGTGGTGCACGACGAGCCGGACCTGACCGGTGTGCCGCAGGACCTGGCGCCGCTGGTGCAGCGCTGCCTCGCCAAGGAACCGGCGGACCGGCCGACCCCGGACGAGCTGATGCGGGAGCTGCGGTCGGTCGCGGCGTCCTACGACACGCAGGCGTTCGTACCCGCGCAGCGGACCCGGGAGGACGGTCCGGGGCCGCGGACCGGTGCCGGGGGGACCACGGGCCGGACCGGAAGGCGGCGGGGCAGGCGGATGGCCGCCGCGGGCGCCGCCGCGCTCGGTCTGGCCGTGCTCGCCGCCCTGGCCCCGGTCCAGTGGTCCGGCGGCTCCGGGAGCACGGCCGGGGACGGGAGCGCGCGGACGGTGCCGACCGCGTTCGGCGGCTGGTCGGCCGGACCGGTGGTGAAGGGCGGGGGCGTGCCCCAGTGCTCCTACGCGGCGGACAGGCTGCTGTGCGCCCAGCCCGGCGTGGTGTTCGCGCTGTCCCCCACCGACGGCGCCCTGGTGTGGCGGCACCCGGTACCCACGCGGGTCACGAGCGGTCCGCCGGCGGTGGCGGCCGGTCTCGTGCAGCCCGACCCGGACGGAGGCACGCGGCTGGCGGCGCTCGCCCCCGCCTCGGGCCGGGAGGTCTGGCAGCGGCGGCTGCCCCCGGGCACGACGGTGCGCCACGCGGGTGACACGGCCCTGCTCACGCACGCCGACGGCTCGGTGGACGGGGTGGACGCGGCGACCGGTGCGCCGAAGTGGCGGCGGACGTTCCCCGGCGGGGGTCCGCCGGTCCTCACGTCCTTCCCCGGCGACCCGCTGGCCTACGCGGCCCGGACGTCCGCCGACGGGTCGGGCACCCGGGTGACCGCCGTGGACCCGCGCACGGGACGGGTGCGGTGGGACGCCCGGCTGGACGGGGCGCTGCGGCCGTTCGGCGCCCACGGCGGTTCGGTGTTCCTGCTCTCCGTCGGCCGTGTCCGCGGGGACGCCCGGGAGGTCGTCCGCTACACCCCGGCCGGCGGGGGGACCCGCCGGGTGACGCTGCCCGTCGCCCTCGACGACGCGCAGGCCACCGTGCGCGGGAACGTCGCGTACCTCCTGGCGTCCGGGGGAGCCCTGGTCGCCGTCGACCTGGACGCGCGCAAGCAGCTGTGGCGCCTGGAGACGTCGGTGAGCCGCGGGTCGGCGCCCGCCGCCGACGGCGCGCGGGTGTACTTCAGCTCGGCGG
This is a stretch of genomic DNA from Streptomyces sp. TG1A-8. It encodes these proteins:
- a CDS encoding serine/threonine-protein kinase, whose amino-acid sequence is MAPQRNVGAGAEAERPECAGQYRLEARLGSGGMGVVHLARSTSGLRLAVKVVHAEFARDPEFRGRFRQEVAAARRVSGAFTAPVVDADPEAERPWMATLFIPGPTLSEHVRDDGPMPSARLRRLMAGLAEALRDIHRVGVVHRDLKPSNVLLAEDGPKVIDFGISRPKDSELRTETGKLIGTPPFMAPEQFRRPREVGPAADVFALGSVMVHAATGRGPFDSDSPYVVAYQVVHDEPDLTGVPQDLAPLVQRCLAKEPADRPTPDELMRELRSVAASYDTQAFVPAQRTREDGPGPRTGAGGTTGRTGRRRGRRMAAAGAAALGLAVLAALAPVQWSGGSGSTAGDGSARTVPTAFGGWSAGPVVKGGGVPQCSYAADRLLCAQPGVVFALSPTDGALVWRHPVPTRVTSGPPAVAAGLVQPDPDGGTRLAALAPASGREVWQRRLPPGTTVRHAGDTALLTHADGSVDGVDAATGAPKWRRTFPGGGPPVLTSFPGDPLAYAARTSADGSGTRVTAVDPRTGRVRWDARLDGALRPFGAHGGSVFLLSVGRVRGDAREVVRYTPAGGGTRRVTLPVALDDAQATVRGNVAYLLASGGALVAVDLDARKQLWRLETSVSRGSAPAADGARVYFSSADGRLLAVDADGGGLVGQTGARLGEDPSRVVAALPAPVVVGGRIYAAAPDGTVFALDARDPSAW